The Cohnella abietis genome has a segment encoding these proteins:
- a CDS encoding sensor histidine kinase, whose translation MGKGTKGSVFRRAAERSWIIFANLNMQQKLLIVFLSLVCLPVVMVSYASSYYYTRSIKDNTIAYATETTSKMLLKLDDYVTDLYNMSAMPLYNKEFLGMLADPNIELQKSKSIDMYIENLNKIKPETMSVYVFDNYGRVYYNIKSLSKRNNLDEVKGVWEQIAQLGSGRPQLVSTKEISTYKDSYYAFSVIRQLKQTSDMSPIGYIVFDTNITAINRQIQDFDEVTKGKTILVDESNMVVFDSEGKLTTANWANNESLLLAKADRGSFPIEVEGKSYICTYAKSSLTNWKMFVYIPIEEATRQAAVTRNITLLTTGVFVTIALLFAIAISYALTRPLIKIKMLMQEVQTGNLDVSFNQRYRDEVGMLGRHFNVMVTRVKELLDEVKWTQNRKKEAEYAALQSQINPHFIYNTLETIRMKAEMNDDEEVADMTFTLGKLLRYGVNHEEQRVTVGQELEHLNNYMLLQNTRFSNKFQMTIDIPPKDYDIPCIKLMFQPIVENAIHYAFKNKLGEGTIRISILHEGEDIVFTVADNGIGMDAQRLKAIKEHMAGTRELPPGKGIGLRNVNDRIKLQYGELYGLHVESSESKGTRVTIRLPDKRLREEG comes from the coding sequence ATGGGGAAAGGGACTAAAGGAAGCGTATTCCGAAGGGCGGCTGAGAGGTCATGGATCATCTTCGCCAATCTGAATATGCAGCAGAAGCTACTTATTGTATTCCTTTCTCTTGTCTGCCTTCCTGTTGTAATGGTTAGCTATGCTTCGTCTTATTATTATACGCGGTCCATTAAGGACAACACGATTGCTTACGCGACTGAGACAACCTCCAAGATGCTGTTGAAGCTAGACGATTATGTCACGGATCTCTACAATATGTCAGCGATGCCGCTCTACAATAAAGAGTTTCTCGGAATGCTGGCAGACCCCAATATCGAATTGCAAAAAAGTAAATCGATTGATATGTATATCGAGAATTTAAACAAAATTAAGCCGGAAACGATGTCGGTATATGTTTTTGATAATTATGGCAGAGTCTATTACAACATTAAATCCTTGTCTAAACGTAATAACCTAGATGAAGTAAAGGGTGTTTGGGAGCAGATTGCTCAGCTAGGCAGCGGTCGACCGCAGCTTGTCAGCACGAAAGAAATATCGACGTACAAAGACTCTTATTACGCTTTCTCCGTGATCAGGCAGCTTAAGCAGACCTCTGATATGAGCCCTATCGGCTATATCGTCTTCGATACGAACATTACTGCGATTAATCGGCAGATTCAGGATTTCGATGAGGTGACCAAGGGGAAAACGATCCTCGTTGATGAGAGTAATATGGTCGTTTTTGATAGTGAAGGTAAGCTAACAACTGCTAATTGGGCGAACAATGAATCCCTTCTGTTAGCCAAGGCAGATAGAGGCTCCTTTCCGATTGAAGTGGAAGGTAAATCATACATTTGTACGTATGCGAAGTCCTCTCTGACCAATTGGAAAATGTTCGTCTATATTCCCATAGAAGAGGCGACGCGTCAGGCGGCAGTAACGCGCAACATAACCCTACTAACAACGGGTGTTTTTGTAACCATCGCTTTACTATTTGCTATCGCCATTTCGTACGCGCTTACTCGGCCGCTTATCAAGATCAAGATGCTCATGCAGGAAGTGCAAACGGGCAATCTGGATGTCAGCTTTAACCAAAGATATCGAGATGAGGTCGGGATGCTTGGAAGGCATTTTAATGTGATGGTCACTCGGGTTAAAGAACTGCTAGATGAGGTTAAATGGACGCAAAATCGTAAGAAGGAAGCCGAGTACGCGGCGCTTCAGAGTCAGATCAATCCGCATTTTATATACAACACGCTGGAAACGATACGCATGAAAGCGGAGATGAATGACGATGAGGAAGTCGCCGATATGACGTTTACTTTAGGAAAGTTGCTTCGATATGGAGTCAATCATGAGGAGCAACGCGTAACCGTCGGCCAAGAGCTTGAGCATCTGAACAATTACATGCTGCTGCAGAATACTCGATTTTCGAATAAATTTCAGATGACTATCGACATTCCTCCTAAGGACTACGACATTCCTTGTATTAAGCTGATGTTTCAACCTATCGTCGAGAACGCTATTCATTACGCCTTCAAGAACAAGCTTGGAGAAGGAACGATCCGTATCTCGATCCTCCATGAGGGAGAGGATATTGTTTTTACCGTTGCGGATAACGGAATTGGAATGGATGCTCAGAGACTCAAGGCGATTAAAGAGCATATGGCGGGAACGCGTGAGCTTCCTCCGGGGAAGGGCATTGGGCTTCGAAATGTGAATGATCGCATCAAGCTCCAGTATGGAGAATTGTACGGTCTGCATGTAGAGAGTAGTGAGAGTAAGGGCACCCGAGTTACGATCAGGCTGCCTGACAAGCGATTGCGGGAGGAGGGTTAG
- a CDS encoding response regulator transcription factor has translation MLKVMVVDDEEHIRQGIVKILTRYPGELEIAGQHANGLEALLQISSMDAGDLDLILTDIEMPMMNGLDFIAQAKSKLPDLCIIMLSGYNDFEYARRAMRAGATDYLLKPMDKVEVFRLLAQCEEKKLAALQHDRTQEATSTVEVPAAEKTTVERIRKLLVKEYCREIDLKFISGEIGLNASYISKVFSRETGETITDCLNGIRIAKAKQFLRDHPGLKVYEIAHSVGYGDKIYFQKLFKRMVGVTPLEYRAGALDS, from the coding sequence ATGCTTAAGGTGATGGTTGTTGATGACGAGGAACATATCCGTCAAGGCATCGTGAAGATTCTAACCCGATACCCGGGAGAGCTGGAAATAGCGGGTCAGCATGCGAATGGTCTTGAGGCGCTGCTGCAAATATCGAGCATGGATGCCGGGGATCTGGATCTTATTCTAACGGATATCGAGATGCCAATGATGAACGGGCTTGATTTTATTGCTCAGGCTAAAAGCAAGCTGCCCGATCTCTGTATCATTATGCTAAGCGGTTACAATGACTTCGAATACGCCCGCCGGGCGATGAGAGCGGGAGCAACGGATTACTTACTGAAGCCGATGGATAAGGTTGAAGTATTCCGGCTGCTCGCACAATGCGAGGAGAAGAAGCTTGCCGCACTCCAGCATGACCGGACGCAAGAGGCTACTTCGACGGTTGAAGTGCCGGCGGCAGAGAAAACGACAGTAGAACGAATTCGCAAGCTACTAGTGAAAGAGTATTGCAGGGAAATAGATTTGAAATTTATTTCTGGTGAAATCGGTCTGAATGCGAGCTATATAAGCAAGGTATTTAGCCGGGAGACGGGTGAAACAATTACAGATTGCTTGAACGGGATTCGGATAGCGAAGGCCAAGCAGTTTCTGCGTGATCATCCGGGGCTGAAGGTTTACGAGATTGCCCACAGCGTCGGTTACGGCGATAAAATTTATTTTCAGAAGCTATTTAAGAGAATGGTAGGCGTCACTCCACTTGAGTATCGTGCGGGTGCGCTGGATAGTTAG
- a CDS encoding glycoside hydrolase family 35 protein produces MASFEIEGNGFVYDGKPLRIISGAMHYFRIVPEYWEDRLRKLRACGFNTVETYVAWNLHEPKEGQFCFEGIADIERFIRLAEELGLFVIVRPSPYICAEWEFGGLPSWLLADSDMRLRCSHQPFLDKVDAYYDVLLPKLKPLLCTSGGPIIAMQVENEYGSYGNDKHYLEYLRQGMLDRGMDVLLFTSDGPEDYMLQGGTLPSTLATLNFGSKPEQAFEKLLAVQPDKPLFCMEYWNGWFDHWGDQHHVRGYDDVKDVLDRILRMGASVNFYMFHGGTNFGFYNGANHIDFYEPTVTSYDYNALLSEAGDITDKYMAIREVIALYADVPNEPLPPPSVKKAYGDVQLTERALLFFSFDDLSVSIQSVFPETMERLGQDYGFIWYETELSGPQTNCEIMLQDVHDRALIYVDGIYRGVVERWREGDAITVDVPPSGAKLGILVENMGRINYGARMRDVKGITEGVKAGARQYNQFLFNWTIRCLPLDDLSGIRYEPIMADTDANKNANASKLDAAPAFYRGTFQVNGAADTFLKLDGWVKGVVYVNGFNLGRYWEKGPQRTLYVPGPLLREGLNEIVVFELEGTNKPVVVLQDYPELG; encoded by the coding sequence ATGGCTTCTTTTGAAATCGAAGGAAACGGGTTTGTATATGACGGCAAGCCTTTGCGTATTATTAGCGGTGCGATGCATTATTTTCGGATTGTGCCTGAATATTGGGAGGATCGTCTAAGAAAGCTGAGGGCTTGCGGCTTTAACACGGTGGAAACCTACGTTGCGTGGAATTTACACGAGCCAAAGGAAGGACAGTTTTGTTTTGAAGGGATTGCTGATATCGAACGGTTCATCCGATTGGCTGAGGAGTTAGGGTTGTTCGTCATTGTTCGCCCGAGCCCTTATATATGTGCCGAATGGGAATTTGGAGGTTTGCCATCATGGCTGCTTGCAGATTCGGACATGAGATTACGTTGTAGCCATCAGCCTTTCCTGGATAAGGTTGACGCCTACTATGATGTTCTGCTACCGAAGCTTAAGCCGCTATTGTGCACATCTGGCGGTCCAATTATAGCCATGCAGGTAGAGAACGAATATGGAAGCTACGGAAATGACAAGCACTATTTGGAGTACTTGAGACAAGGAATGTTAGACAGAGGAATGGATGTCCTGCTGTTCACCTCTGATGGCCCGGAGGATTATATGCTCCAAGGAGGTACGCTTCCAAGTACGCTGGCTACGCTTAATTTTGGCTCCAAGCCGGAGCAAGCCTTCGAGAAGCTACTCGCAGTTCAACCTGACAAGCCACTATTCTGTATGGAGTACTGGAACGGTTGGTTTGATCATTGGGGTGATCAGCATCATGTCCGTGGATACGATGATGTAAAGGATGTATTGGACCGAATACTGCGTATGGGCGCTTCAGTTAACTTCTATATGTTCCATGGGGGAACGAACTTTGGCTTCTACAACGGGGCTAATCATATCGATTTCTATGAGCCGACGGTAACGAGCTACGATTACAACGCGCTATTGTCCGAAGCGGGAGATATTACCGACAAGTACATGGCGATTAGGGAAGTTATCGCGTTATACGCTGATGTACCTAACGAGCCTTTGCCACCACCTTCGGTGAAAAAAGCTTACGGAGACGTGCAGCTGACGGAACGTGCCCTGTTGTTTTTTTCCTTCGATGATTTGAGCGTGTCCATTCAAAGCGTCTTTCCGGAAACGATGGAGCGGCTTGGACAGGACTACGGTTTCATCTGGTATGAGACGGAGCTGTCTGGTCCTCAAACGAACTGCGAGATCATGCTTCAGGATGTTCATGACCGCGCGCTTATTTATGTCGATGGAATTTATCGCGGAGTAGTCGAGCGTTGGCGCGAGGGAGATGCGATTACGGTCGATGTTCCTCCTTCAGGAGCTAAGCTGGGCATTCTTGTTGAAAATATGGGTCGGATTAATTACGGCGCTCGGATGAGGGACGTTAAAGGGATAACCGAGGGTGTAAAGGCAGGAGCTCGCCAATATAATCAATTTCTATTTAACTGGACGATTCGTTGCTTACCCTTGGACGATCTTTCGGGTATTCGATATGAGCCGATAATGGCAGACACGGACGCAAATAAAAATGCAAATGCCTCTAAGCTAGACGCTGCTCCAGCATTTTATAGAGGGACTTTTCAAGTGAATGGAGCTGCGGATACTTTCCTGAAGCTTGATGGCTGGGTTAAGGGTGTGGTTTACGTAAATGGATTTAACCTGGGACGTTATTGGGAGAAGGGACCGCAACGGACACTTTATGTACCCGGCCCGCTGCTGCGCGAAGGTCTTAATGAGATTGTGGTCTTTGAATTGGAAGGGACGAATAAGCCTGTCGTCGTCCTGCAGGATTATCCAGAATTAGGTTAA
- a CDS encoding trans-sulfuration enzyme family protein encodes MSERQRQHSLVTHDEHDDRHYGAVHVPVYDSSLFTFPSVAKMDRADIEGSYIYSRGNNPTVNELERKLALLEGGERARCFATGMGAISAAVLSVVRAGDHIVCVNQVYRPARKLMGNYMRRFGVEADFVDGSDLSAIEAAIGMKTKLLYLESPSSLLFELQNLKACVELARRHGIRTIIDNTWATPCYQNPLKYGVDIVVHSLTKYIGGHSDAMGGVVIGSEQLIGELDRNELILLGSVMQPQIAALIVRGLRTLPLRMERHQSGAIAVATYLETLPFIARVRYPGLSSHPQHQLAEEQMSGYGGLLSFEAGLDREKLIKFIDRLTYFRIGFSWGGYESLVSLQERIVDPPASNVPIVRLYIGLEEPEDLIRDLKAAFQSTGFNDERERSE; translated from the coding sequence GTGAGTGAACGACAAAGACAGCATTCGCTTGTGACACATGATGAGCACGACGATAGGCATTACGGTGCCGTTCATGTTCCTGTATATGATAGTAGTCTCTTTACGTTCCCTTCCGTTGCAAAGATGGATCGAGCGGATATAGAAGGCAGCTACATTTATTCGCGCGGTAATAACCCTACTGTCAACGAGTTGGAGCGCAAGCTAGCCTTATTAGAAGGTGGGGAACGAGCGAGATGCTTCGCTACAGGCATGGGGGCCATATCGGCGGCAGTTCTTTCGGTCGTGCGTGCGGGGGACCACATCGTTTGCGTGAACCAGGTTTACAGGCCTGCTAGGAAGCTGATGGGAAACTATATGCGACGGTTCGGGGTTGAAGCCGACTTCGTGGACGGTTCGGATCTATCAGCCATTGAGGCAGCTATTGGCATGAAGACGAAGCTGCTCTATTTGGAAAGTCCTTCAAGCCTGCTGTTCGAGCTGCAAAACCTTAAGGCTTGTGTGGAGCTCGCTCGTAGGCACGGTATTCGAACCATTATCGACAATACGTGGGCAACCCCATGCTATCAGAATCCGTTAAAATATGGCGTCGATATTGTCGTCCATTCGCTTACCAAGTATATAGGTGGTCATAGTGATGCGATGGGTGGGGTTGTCATTGGAAGCGAGCAATTGATTGGTGAGCTAGATCGCAACGAGCTGATTTTGCTTGGGTCGGTTATGCAACCACAGATTGCAGCTTTGATCGTGAGGGGGCTAAGAACTTTGCCGCTGAGGATGGAGCGGCATCAGAGTGGGGCTATCGCTGTAGCGACGTATTTGGAGACTTTGCCATTCATAGCTCGAGTTCGTTACCCAGGCCTTTCTTCTCATCCTCAGCATCAATTGGCAGAGGAACAAATGTCCGGTTACGGCGGCTTGCTCTCTTTCGAGGCGGGCTTGGATAGAGAAAAGCTTATTAAGTTTATTGATCGGCTGACTTATTTCAGAATCGGCTTTAGCTGGGGAGGATATGAGAGCCTCGTATCCTTACAAGAAAGAATCGTCGATCCTCCTGCGAGTAATGTTCCTATAGTGAGGTTATATATCGGGTTAGAAGAGCCTGAGGATCTAATTAGAGATTTGAAGGCTGCCTTTCAAAGCACCGGATTTAATGATGAAAGGGAGCGAAGCGAATGA
- a CDS encoding DUF4091 domain-containing protein, translating to MTYEHGLFEFQCLSSLAKVFPDEKLQEPRCREGSALLGEVYSFQIAYRCVKQTRPFSLEVRVASPELNGLITVRRVGLVPSELPGYADADEHVLRMSPGLYPDPLYPLEPNNRFKLFPNQWRSLWVEISLDTQVKPGVHTVEIQFVAEEGEVVGRDSFSLNVIPVVLPEQELIHTEWFHADCLATHYQTEVFSELHWQLIEAYVATASRHGVNMLLTPLFTPPLDTKIGGERPTVQLVDVSRVNGIYSFGFERLKRWIDMCDRNGIYYIEFSHLFTQWGAKHAPKIVVLEEGVKAPLFGWHTDATGEEYGQFLDAFLPALIEFIHSHGLDKRCFFHVSDEPHEEHLESYRSASEKVRKHTKGFPVIDALSNYEFYEKGMVSHPIPSNDHVEVFLNAGVSELWTYYCCAQYKDVANRFFHMPSARNRILGTQLYKFDMKGFLHWGYNFWNSQYSIRPINPYEVTDADGAFPSGDAFLVYPGESGPIESIRLKVLFEALQDLRALKLLEGLIGREETLRILEEGLGEALTFRTYPRQAQWLLSKREQINKAIYEKTSESWELG from the coding sequence ATGACTTATGAACATGGTTTGTTCGAATTCCAATGCTTGAGCTCGCTAGCGAAGGTGTTTCCGGATGAAAAGCTGCAGGAGCCACGCTGCAGGGAAGGATCTGCATTGCTGGGAGAGGTTTATTCTTTTCAAATTGCTTATCGCTGTGTGAAGCAGACAAGACCGTTCTCATTAGAGGTCAGGGTAGCTTCGCCTGAGCTTAACGGGCTTATAACAGTTCGTAGAGTTGGTTTGGTACCATCGGAGCTTCCTGGATATGCAGATGCGGACGAGCATGTGCTTCGAATGAGTCCGGGGTTATATCCGGATCCCTTGTATCCGCTAGAGCCGAACAATAGGTTCAAGCTGTTTCCGAATCAATGGCGTTCGCTTTGGGTTGAAATTTCATTGGATACTCAGGTTAAACCGGGAGTGCATACCGTAGAGATACAATTCGTCGCCGAAGAAGGCGAGGTTGTGGGACGCGATAGCTTTAGCTTGAATGTTATTCCTGTTGTCTTGCCCGAGCAGGAGCTTATTCACACGGAATGGTTCCATGCCGATTGCCTTGCGACTCATTACCAGACGGAGGTTTTCAGCGAGCTGCACTGGCAATTAATTGAGGCCTATGTAGCGACGGCTTCCCGTCATGGAGTGAACATGCTGTTGACTCCATTATTTACTCCGCCTCTCGATACTAAGATCGGGGGAGAGCGTCCGACTGTGCAACTGGTCGATGTGAGTCGAGTGAACGGAATCTATTCGTTCGGGTTCGAACGACTGAAGAGATGGATTGACATGTGCGACAGGAATGGCATTTATTATATTGAGTTTTCCCACTTGTTTACGCAATGGGGAGCCAAGCACGCTCCGAAAATTGTGGTGCTCGAAGAAGGTGTTAAAGCTCCTTTATTTGGCTGGCACACGGATGCTACGGGTGAAGAATATGGACAGTTTTTGGATGCGTTCTTACCCGCATTGATTGAGTTTATTCATTCCCACGGACTGGATAAGCGCTGCTTCTTTCATGTATCAGATGAGCCCCATGAGGAGCATCTGGAATCATACAGATCGGCAAGCGAGAAAGTACGAAAGCATACGAAGGGCTTTCCAGTAATTGATGCCTTGTCGAATTACGAATTTTACGAGAAGGGGATGGTTAGCCACCCCATACCCTCCAACGATCACGTCGAGGTTTTCCTGAATGCTGGAGTTTCTGAATTGTGGACTTATTATTGCTGTGCGCAATACAAGGATGTAGCTAACCGCTTCTTCCATATGCCTTCCGCTAGAAACCGGATACTAGGCACCCAATTGTATAAGTTCGATATGAAGGGCTTTCTTCACTGGGGTTATAATTTCTGGAATTCGCAATATTCTATCAGACCGATTAATCCTTATGAGGTGACTGATGCAGACGGGGCTTTCCCTTCAGGGGATGCGTTCCTGGTGTACCCAGGAGAGAGTGGGCCAATCGAATCGATCCGGCTTAAAGTGCTGTTCGAAGCCTTGCAGGATTTGCGTGCGTTAAAGCTACTTGAAGGGCTAATTGGTAGAGAAGAAACGCTGCGAATTCTAGAAGAGGGACTGGGTGAAGCATTAACCTTCCGGACTTATCCTCGGCAGGCGCAATGGCTGCTTTCCAAGCGCGAGCAAATTAACAAGGCGATCTATGAAAAAACGAGCGAGAGTTGGGAGTTAGGCTAG
- a CDS encoding AraC family transcriptional regulator — translation MTNSQSKMEYLRRIHKVQDYIEANVYDSLSLDELATIAGFSKYHFHRIFKGVVNESLLQYVNRVKLEKALNFLIYRSDMTVTDIAYQFGFADTAIFSRAFKNYYQVSPSYYRNQYRKNCKDLTKNSPYHEDMMKTTRRDNENKVQGKVAIKTIDEMHVAYVRHLGTYEDLKIVFGSLMQQLFHYLNERNLIDPRTIKVLTIYHDNPEITEDHHRRTSLCITIPSNAVEVVDNGESDIGIMVIPSGRYAVGHFEIFPNEYSAAWDYLCGEWLPQSGYLPRDTSSFEVYLTEPNSDPRKKQLVDIYLPIGPLA, via the coding sequence ATGACAAACTCTCAAAGCAAAATGGAGTATTTACGTCGCATTCATAAAGTGCAGGATTACATAGAAGCAAATGTGTACGATTCTCTTTCATTAGATGAGCTTGCTACCATTGCAGGTTTCTCAAAGTATCATTTTCATCGGATTTTTAAGGGTGTCGTGAATGAATCTTTGTTGCAGTATGTAAATCGTGTGAAGCTGGAGAAAGCTTTGAATTTCCTTATTTATAGATCAGACATGACAGTTACGGACATAGCGTATCAATTTGGCTTTGCGGATACGGCCATTTTTTCCCGAGCTTTCAAAAATTATTATCAAGTAAGCCCCAGCTATTATAGAAATCAATACCGCAAGAATTGCAAAGACTTGACTAAAAATTCTCCCTATCATGAAGATATGATGAAAACAACACGAAGGGATAACGAAAACAAAGTACAAGGGAAGGTTGCCATTAAAACAATTGATGAAATGCACGTTGCCTATGTGAGACACCTGGGTACGTATGAAGATCTAAAGATTGTTTTTGGATCTCTTATGCAACAGCTGTTTCATTATTTAAACGAACGAAATCTCATTGATCCCAGAACAATAAAAGTGTTAACGATTTATCATGATAATCCAGAAATTACAGAGGATCACCATAGAAGGACCAGCCTCTGTATAACGATTCCAAGTAACGCTGTTGAGGTCGTAGACAATGGGGAAAGTGATATAGGAATTATGGTGATACCTTCTGGGAGGTATGCTGTAGGTCACTTTGAAATTTTCCCCAATGAGTATAGTGCAGCTTGGGATTACTTGTGTGGTGAATGGCTGCCCCAAAGTGGTTATCTTCCTCGCGACACCTCAAGCTTTGAAGTGTACCTTACCGAACCAAACTCAGATCCACGAAAAAAGCAATTGGTTGATATCTACTTACCGATAGGACCTCTTGCATAG
- a CDS encoding excinuclease ABC subunit UvrA, giving the protein MKNITIKGARVHNLKNIDISIPKNKLVVATGVSGSGKSSLMFDIIFEEGRKQYLQSLGILAGLDDEDKFDSIQGLSPAIAVQQNIIRQSNARSTVGSRTNIINMLALLYAGEGEISCSSCGEPVSDSLSCLTCGNIEERLPPSYFSNNSPNGMCIKCSGRGAYFEVNMESFVTDSRTTFEQVLDGVGLTPGYKRLFQRRFNEYLAMPYLQLPEEVKEEIIYGHYSNGNSDKLSACLTKIFQGRRQRGEDLNGVYANVLCSECHGFRTGEEARRVLLNGKHIGELGLMTISEMHKFLEDILQQNSLTPFGKNLLQDICRKTNSLIRARLGHLSLYREMPTLSGGEIQRLFLQSHLDSKMDSLIYVLDEPTAGLHESEKAELLKSIRELTDLGNTVIVVEHDKNAIRMAEHIIDIGPKAGIEGGQVVYQGDLEGLLKCKESITGQYLSGKTTMPTRAIHQSVALVRCLTIRHAKTNNLKDVTVEFPLQAMVGIAGLSGSGKSSLIADTMLPLLKSHFRDTSADNEENEMDGEEEVTVAPTVADRLEGMEHICGYAEISQAQIGRNSNSNPATYIGIWDKIRSLFANQQEANEQKLSAGHFSFNSKGACSVCGGSGNETIRLGGNLKIEKTCAECQGKRFNDVALSVKYNGKNIYEVLEMSVSEAVTFFEDNKGIVGILKVLERIGMGYIKIGQSTPTLSGGEAQRIKLAKEIGRRRKGNILYILDEPTTGLSLYDTAMLIELLDELIANGNSVIVIEHNTTVLTSCDWIIELGPGGGPDGGYIIAEGSPGALKENPKSITGRYL; this is encoded by the coding sequence ATGAAAAACATAACCATAAAAGGCGCGCGGGTGCATAATCTCAAAAATATAGACATCTCCATCCCTAAAAACAAGCTGGTAGTCGCAACAGGTGTCAGCGGGTCGGGCAAATCCAGCCTTATGTTCGATATTATTTTCGAGGAAGGTCGCAAACAATATCTGCAGTCTTTAGGTATACTTGCAGGTCTTGATGATGAAGACAAATTCGATAGTATACAAGGCCTGAGCCCTGCCATAGCCGTGCAGCAAAATATTATACGCCAAAGCAACGCACGTTCAACCGTCGGCTCAAGGACCAATATCATTAATATGCTGGCACTCCTCTATGCCGGAGAGGGTGAAATCAGTTGTTCCTCTTGCGGAGAACCTGTGAGTGACAGTCTTTCTTGCTTAACATGCGGGAATATTGAGGAACGGCTGCCACCCAGTTATTTTTCCAATAACTCTCCGAATGGTATGTGTATCAAGTGTTCCGGGCGTGGTGCGTATTTTGAAGTTAATATGGAAAGCTTTGTGACGGATAGCCGTACGACCTTTGAGCAGGTTCTTGATGGAGTGGGGCTGACCCCTGGTTATAAACGGTTATTTCAAAGAAGGTTCAATGAATATTTAGCGATGCCTTACTTACAATTACCCGAAGAAGTGAAGGAAGAAATCATCTATGGACATTATTCAAACGGCAATTCTGATAAGCTCAGCGCTTGTTTAACAAAAATTTTTCAGGGTCGCCGTCAAAGAGGAGAAGATTTAAATGGTGTGTATGCCAATGTTCTATGTTCCGAATGCCACGGGTTTAGGACTGGAGAAGAAGCACGAAGAGTGCTGTTAAATGGCAAGCATATTGGCGAGCTTGGATTAATGACAATCTCAGAAATGCATAAATTCCTTGAAGATATACTCCAGCAAAATTCGCTCACTCCATTTGGTAAGAACCTGCTTCAAGATATATGTCGTAAAACGAATAGCTTGATTAGAGCACGGCTCGGCCACCTTTCCCTGTACAGAGAAATGCCAACCTTGAGTGGTGGAGAAATACAGCGGCTATTCCTTCAGTCCCATTTGGATTCGAAAATGGATTCGCTGATTTATGTTCTCGACGAACCAACAGCAGGACTTCATGAGTCTGAAAAAGCTGAGCTTCTAAAATCTATTCGGGAGCTAACGGACTTGGGCAACACGGTTATTGTTGTAGAGCATGATAAGAATGCAATTAGAATGGCGGAGCATATCATTGATATAGGGCCCAAAGCTGGTATAGAAGGTGGGCAGGTTGTTTATCAGGGTGATTTAGAAGGATTGCTCAAGTGCAAAGAATCTATAACAGGTCAGTATCTTTCGGGCAAAACGACCATGCCTACTAGAGCTATTCATCAGAGTGTTGCATTGGTACGATGTCTGACAATCAGACATGCCAAAACCAACAACCTCAAGGATGTGACAGTTGAATTCCCTTTACAAGCTATGGTCGGGATAGCGGGACTGTCGGGAAGCGGGAAAAGCTCGCTGATTGCAGATACAATGCTTCCTCTTCTGAAAAGCCATTTTCGTGACACGTCGGCAGACAACGAAGAAAACGAAATGGACGGCGAAGAAGAAGTAACGGTGGCGCCAACTGTTGCGGACAGGCTGGAGGGTATGGAACATATTTGTGGATACGCAGAAATATCACAGGCTCAGATTGGTAGGAACTCGAACTCCAACCCGGCAACCTATATCGGTATTTGGGATAAAATACGTAGCCTGTTTGCCAATCAACAGGAAGCCAACGAGCAAAAATTATCGGCAGGTCATTTCTCATTCAACTCAAAAGGCGCGTGTTCGGTATGTGGTGGCAGCGGTAATGAGACAATCCGACTGGGCGGCAATCTTAAAATAGAAAAAACATGCGCAGAATGCCAGGGGAAAAGGTTTAATGATGTAGCCTTATCGGTCAAATACAACGGTAAAAATATTTATGAAGTTCTTGAAATGAGCGTGTCGGAAGCCGTTACTTTCTTTGAAGATAACAAGGGGATTGTTGGGATTTTGAAAGTGTTGGAGCGAATTGGCATGGGCTACATTAAAATTGGTCAGTCTACCCCAACATTAAGCGGCGGCGAAGCACAAAGGATAAAACTCGCAAAAGAGATTGGCCGAAGACGGAAAGGTAATATCCTTTATATACTTGATGAGCCTACTACTGGTCTTAGTCTGTATGATACCGCAATGCTCATCGAACTGTTAGACGAGCTTATAGCCAATGGTAATTCGGTAATCGTTATTGAGCATAACACGACTGTTCTTACTTCCTGCGACTGGATTATTGAGCTTGGGCCGGGCGGCGGCCCAGACGGAGGGTATATCATTGCGGAGGGATCGCCCGGAGCACTGAAAGAAAATCCAAAGTCAATAACCGGGAGGTATCTATAA